In Streptomyces sp. NBC_01717, one DNA window encodes the following:
- a CDS encoding acyl-CoA carboxylase subunit beta produces the protein MSEPEEIDIHTTAGKIADLQRRIDEATHAGSARAVEKQHAKGKLTARERVDLLLDEGSFVELDEFARHRSTNFGIEKNRPYGDGVVTGYGTVDGRPVCVYSQDFTIFGGSLGEVYGEKIVKVMDFALKTGCPVIGINDGGGARIQEGVVALGLFAEIFRRNVHASGVVPQISLIVGPCAGGAVYSPAITDFTVMVDQTSHMFITGPDVIKTVTGEDVGFEELGGARTHNTTSGVAHHMAGDEKDAIEYVKSLLSYLPSNNLSEAPAFPEEADLATTDEDRELDTLIPDSANQPYDMHTAIEHVLDDGEFLETQALFAPNIITGFGRVEGYPVGIVANQPMQFAGCLDINASEKAARFVRTCDAFNVPVLTFVDVPGFLPGVDQEYGGIIRRGAKLIYAYAEATVPLITVITRKAFGGAYDVMGSKHLGADINVAWPTAQIAVMGAQGAVNILHRRTIAAVTDPDEAEATRAELIADYEDTLLNPYVAAERGYVDAVIMPSDTRAHVVKGLRQLRTKRESLPPKKHGNIPL, from the coding sequence ATGTCCGAGCCGGAAGAGATCGACATCCACACCACCGCGGGCAAGATCGCGGACCTGCAGCGCCGTATCGACGAGGCCACGCACGCCGGTTCCGCACGCGCAGTGGAAAAGCAGCACGCCAAGGGCAAGTTGACCGCCCGCGAGCGGGTGGATCTCCTGCTCGACGAGGGTTCCTTCGTGGAGCTCGACGAGTTCGCCCGGCACCGCTCCACCAACTTCGGCATCGAGAAGAACCGCCCGTACGGAGACGGTGTCGTCACTGGCTACGGCACGGTCGACGGCCGCCCCGTCTGCGTGTACTCGCAGGACTTCACCATCTTCGGCGGCTCGCTCGGCGAGGTCTACGGTGAGAAAATCGTCAAGGTGATGGACTTCGCGCTGAAGACCGGCTGCCCGGTCATCGGCATCAACGACGGCGGCGGCGCCCGTATCCAGGAAGGTGTCGTGGCGCTCGGCCTGTTCGCCGAGATCTTCCGCCGCAATGTGCACGCCTCGGGTGTCGTCCCGCAGATCTCGCTGATCGTCGGACCGTGCGCGGGCGGCGCGGTCTACTCCCCCGCGATCACCGACTTCACGGTCATGGTCGACCAGACCTCGCACATGTTCATCACCGGTCCCGATGTCATCAAGACCGTCACCGGCGAGGACGTCGGCTTCGAGGAGCTGGGCGGAGCCCGGACGCACAACACCACCTCGGGTGTGGCGCATCACATGGCGGGCGACGAGAAGGACGCCATCGAGTACGTCAAGTCACTGCTGTCGTACCTCCCGTCGAACAACCTCTCCGAGGCGCCCGCGTTCCCGGAGGAGGCGGATCTCGCGACGACCGACGAGGACCGTGAGCTCGACACCCTCATTCCGGACTCGGCGAACCAGCCGTACGACATGCACACCGCGATCGAGCATGTGCTCGACGACGGCGAGTTCCTGGAGACGCAGGCCCTGTTCGCGCCGAACATCATCACCGGCTTCGGGCGTGTCGAGGGCTACCCCGTCGGCATCGTCGCCAACCAGCCGATGCAGTTCGCGGGCTGTCTGGACATCAACGCGAGCGAGAAGGCCGCACGCTTCGTCCGTACCTGCGACGCCTTCAACGTGCCGGTGCTGACCTTCGTCGACGTCCCCGGCTTCCTGCCCGGCGTCGACCAGGAGTACGGCGGCATCATCCGGCGCGGCGCCAAGCTGATCTACGCGTACGCGGAGGCGACCGTCCCGCTGATCACGGTGATCACCCGCAAGGCGTTCGGCGGCGCCTACGACGTCATGGGCTCCAAGCACCTGGGCGCGGACATCAACGTCGCCTGGCCGACCGCCCAGATCGCCGTGATGGGCGCGCAGGGCGCGGTGAACATCCTGCACCGCCGCACCATCGCGGCCGTCACGGACCCCGACGAGGCGGAGGCGACCCGCGCCGAGTTGATCGCCGACTACGAGGACACGCTGCTCAATCCGTACGTGGCGGCCGAGCGCGGCTACGTCGACGCGGTGATCATGCCGTCCGACACCCGGGCGCACGTGGTGAAGGGCCTGCGTCAGCTGCGCACGAAGCGGGAATCACTGCCGCCGAAGAAGCACGGCAACATCCCTCTCTAG
- a CDS encoding biotin--[acetyl-CoA-carboxylase] ligase: protein MTPSDASPNRWSDLDRPPLNVPALRRGLLRPGGLWTSLDVVNVTGSTNTDLAARAAGLTEGTVLVAEEQTAGRGRLDRTWTAPARSGLFFSVYLTPGDDVPVHRWGWLPLLAGVATATGLARAAGVDTSLKWPNDLLVTVEGEERKAGGILAERAGDGVVIGIGLNVTLRATELPAPTAASLALAGAVSTDRETLLRGVLRSLDHWYVEWRAAGGDAAESGLQAAYAAGCATLGRTVRAQLPGDRSLVGEAVAIDGDGRLILSTADGLQEPVSAGDIVHLRDAEGGLT, encoded by the coding sequence ATGACACCTTCGGATGCGTCACCGAACCGCTGGTCGGACCTGGACCGGCCGCCCCTGAACGTCCCCGCGCTGCGCCGCGGGCTGCTGCGGCCGGGCGGGCTGTGGACCTCGCTCGACGTCGTGAACGTCACCGGGTCCACCAACACGGACCTCGCGGCGCGTGCGGCGGGGCTGACCGAGGGCACGGTTCTGGTCGCCGAGGAGCAGACCGCGGGCCGTGGCCGCCTCGACCGCACCTGGACGGCGCCCGCCCGCTCGGGCCTGTTCTTCTCCGTCTACCTGACCCCCGGCGACGACGTGCCGGTCCACCGGTGGGGCTGGCTGCCGCTGCTCGCCGGGGTCGCGACCGCGACCGGGCTGGCGCGGGCCGCGGGCGTCGACACGTCACTGAAATGGCCCAACGACCTGCTGGTCACCGTGGAGGGCGAGGAACGCAAGGCGGGCGGCATCCTCGCCGAGCGAGCCGGGGACGGCGTCGTCATCGGCATCGGCCTCAACGTCACCCTCCGCGCGACCGAACTGCCCGCCCCGACGGCGGCCTCGCTCGCCCTGGCCGGCGCGGTCTCCACCGACCGGGAGACGCTGCTGCGCGGCGTACTGCGCTCACTGGACCACTGGTACGTCGAGTGGCGCGCGGCCGGCGGGGACGCGGCAGAGAGCGGCCTGCAGGCGGCGTACGCGGCGGGCTGCGCGACGCTGGGCAGGACGGTACGGGCCCAGTTGCCCGGCGACCGTTCGCTCGTCGGGGAGGCGGTGGCGATCGACGGTGACGGCCGCCTGATCCTGTCCACGGCCGACGGCCTGCAGGAACCGGTGTCGGCGGGCGACATCGTGCATCTACGGGACGCGGAAGGCGGCCTCACCTAG
- a CDS encoding acyl-CoA carboxylase subunit epsilon: MIKVVRGNPTPEELAAALAVVQARAAATAAVSSGAPALPEQWSDPGRIARQDRPRPGPRAWARTYWPV; encoded by the coding sequence ATGATCAAGGTCGTACGGGGCAACCCGACCCCGGAGGAGCTGGCTGCCGCACTGGCGGTCGTCCAGGCGCGCGCCGCGGCGACGGCCGCTGTGTCGTCCGGCGCGCCGGCGCTGCCCGAGCAGTGGTCCGACCCGGGCCGAATCGCCCGGCAGGACCGGCCTCGACCGGGCCCGCGGGCCTGGGCACGGACGTACTGGCCCGTTTAG
- the mmpB gene encoding morphogenic membrane protein MmpB, producing the protein MLWSDPENKPPKELRDAQDMMRRVWLVLALAMVVAMFVLGTR; encoded by the coding sequence ATGCTGTGGTCCGATCCCGAGAACAAGCCCCCCAAAGAGCTGCGCGACGCCCAGGACATGATGCGGCGCGTGTGGCTGGTGCTTGCGCTCGCCATGGTGGTCGCGATGTTCGTGCTGGGCACACGCTGA
- a CDS encoding DeoR/GlpR family DNA-binding transcription regulator, translating into MFAAERRQLILEMVRANGAVSLRELARVVQTSEVTVRRDVRALEAEGLLDRRHGGAVLPGGFTRESGFPQKSHLATAEKTAIADLAAGLVEEGEAIVVGAGTTTQELARRLARIPGLTVVTNSLLVAQALAHANRVEVVMTGGTLRGSNYALVGSGAEQSLQGLRVSRAFLSGSGLTAERGLSTSNMLSASVDRALVQAAAEVVVLADHTKLGSDTMFQTVPTDLITRLVTDEPAGHDDRAATELQALADQGVQIAVAGGGTGSAGADSLSAGRQARRDMPLPGQRRTHGGPGPQLRSAAASLTDQPPGDRARVADLRRR; encoded by the coding sequence GTGTTCGCTGCAGAACGTCGTCAGTTGATCCTCGAAATGGTGCGCGCCAACGGGGCAGTATCGCTCCGCGAGCTCGCCCGCGTCGTCCAGACCTCCGAAGTGACCGTACGGCGGGACGTGCGGGCACTGGAGGCAGAAGGACTCCTCGACCGCCGGCATGGCGGTGCGGTACTGCCGGGCGGTTTTACGCGGGAGTCCGGCTTTCCGCAGAAATCCCATCTCGCCACCGCCGAGAAGACGGCCATCGCCGACCTGGCCGCGGGCCTCGTCGAAGAGGGCGAGGCCATCGTCGTCGGTGCCGGCACGACCACGCAGGAGCTGGCCCGACGGCTCGCGCGGATCCCCGGCCTGACCGTCGTCACCAACTCGCTGCTGGTCGCCCAGGCGTTGGCCCATGCCAACCGGGTGGAAGTGGTGATGACGGGTGGCACCCTGCGCGGCTCCAACTACGCCCTGGTGGGCAGTGGGGCGGAACAGTCGCTCCAGGGCCTGCGGGTGTCACGCGCGTTCCTGTCCGGGAGCGGGCTCACCGCGGAGCGTGGGCTGTCCACGTCCAACATGCTCTCGGCGAGCGTGGACCGGGCGTTGGTGCAGGCCGCAGCGGAGGTGGTGGTCCTCGCGGACCACACCAAGCTGGGCTCCGACACCATGTTCCAGACGGTGCCGACGGACCTGATCACCCGTCTGGTGACGGACGAACCCGCGGGCCATGACGACCGGGCCGCCACCGAACTGCAGGCCCTGGCGGACCAGGGCGTACAGATCGCGGTGGCCGGTGGGGGGACGGGGTCCGCCGGGGCGGACTCCCTCTCTGCGGGCCGCCAGGCGCGCCGGGACATGCCGCTTCCCGGTCAGCGTCGCACACACGGCGGACCCGGTCCGCAACTGCGCAGTGCGGCCGCGTCCTTGACGGACCAGCCCCCGGGCGACCGCGCCCGCGTGGCGGACCTGCGCCGCCGCTGA
- a CDS encoding gamma-glutamylcyclotransferase — MSLYAAYAGNLDARLMTRRAPHSPLRGTGWLNGWRLTFGGEQMGWEGALATVVEAPRSQVFVALYDLAPMDEDSMDRWEGVGLDIYRRMRVRVHTLDGEEPAWMYVLNAYEGGLPSARYLGELADAAESAGAPHDYVMELRKRPC; from the coding sequence ATGTCGCTCTACGCCGCGTACGCCGGCAACCTCGACGCGCGGCTGATGACCCGCCGCGCACCGCATTCCCCGCTGCGCGGCACCGGCTGGCTCAACGGCTGGCGGCTGACCTTCGGCGGGGAGCAGATGGGCTGGGAAGGCGCGCTGGCCACAGTCGTGGAGGCGCCGCGTTCGCAGGTCTTCGTGGCGCTGTACGACCTGGCGCCGATGGACGAGGACTCGATGGACCGGTGGGAAGGTGTCGGCCTCGACATCTACCGGCGGATGCGGGTGCGGGTGCACACCCTGGACGGCGAGGAGCCGGCCTGGATGTACGTGCTGAACGCGTACGAGGGCGGGCTGCCGTCCGCCCGGTATCTGGGCGAGTTGGCGGACGCCGCCGAGTCGGCGGGCGCGCCGCACGACTACGTGATGGAGCTGCGCAAGCGCCCCTGCTGA
- a CDS encoding IS5 family transposase (programmed frameshift), which produces MSRGDLTDAQWERLEAVLPPIPKMGRPPRDRRQVFDGIWWRARTGSPWRDLPERYGPWETAYAVFRRWQIDETWARVLKKLQVKADADGIIEWEVSVDSTVCRAHQHAAGARKRADDPGRTRPNGLAAEPDDHGLGRSRGGLTTKIHLAVDASFHVLAAVITAGQRGDAPAFEQVMDRIRVPRISGGRPRTRPGHVLADRAYSSRQIRSYLRKRGIAHTIPEKRDQAGHRLRRGSAGGRPPGFDREMYKRRHKVECRIGLLKQARGVATRYDKLAVRYESTVQLTLIRQAL; this is translated from the exons ATGTCTCGTGGCGATCTGACGGATGCGCAGTGGGAGCGGCTGGAAGCGGTGTTGCCGCCGATACCGAAGATGGGTCGACCTCCGAGGGATCGGCGGCAGGTGTTCGACGGGATCTGGTGGCGGGCCCGGACCGGCTCGCCTTGGAGGGATCTGCCCGAGCGATACGGCCCCTGGGAGACCGCGTATGCGGTGTTCCGACGGTGGCAGATCGACGAAACATGGGCCCGCGTCCTGAAGAAGTTGCAGGTCAAGGCAGATGCGGATGGGATCATCGAGTGGGAGGTCTCGGTCGACTCCACCGTCTGCCGGGCTCACCAGCACGCCGCCGGGGCCCGCAAAAGG GCTGACGATCCGGGCCGGACGCGTCCGAACGGCCTCGCGGCCGAGCCGGACGACCACGGCCTGGGACGCTCGCGCGGCGGACTGACCACCAAGATTCACCTCGCCGTCGACGCCTCCTTCCACGTCCTCGCTGCCGTCATCACCGCCGGCCAACGAGGCGACGCGCCCGCCTTCGAGCAGGTGATGGACCGAATTCGTGTCCCCCGGATCAGCGGTGGACGCCCCCGCACCCGGCCCGGACATGTGCTTGCCGACCGGGCGTACTCCTCCCGTCAGATTCGCTCCTACCTGCGCAAACGCGGGATCGCGCACACCATCCCGGAGAAGCGAGACCAGGCCGGACACCGACTCCGCCGCGGTTCCGCCGGAGGCCGTCCGCCCGGCTTCGACCGCGAAATGTACAAGCGCAGGCACAAAGTCGAGTGCCGGATCGGCCTTCTGAAGCAGGCGAGAGGCGTTGCGACCAGGTACGACAAGCTCGCCGTCCGCTACGAGTCGACCGTCCAACTCACCCTCATACGGCAGGCGCTGTGA
- a CDS encoding TetR/AcrR family transcriptional regulator yields MAMTTAQTPGRPMRADARRNYDRLLGEARTAFAEHGTDASLEDIARRAGVGIGTLYRHFPNRHALMSAVFQEALGSLLTRSHELAEAENPCSGLVEWLGAIITHAGEYRGLAQALMSTSRDETSALSDCNVPLREAGARLLARAQASGTVRADVSIGDLMQLTNAIALAAEQAPEDPALAGRLLTLTLQGLKGPRAAGG; encoded by the coding sequence ATGGCGATGACCACGGCACAGACGCCGGGCCGGCCGATGCGCGCCGACGCGCGCCGCAACTACGACCGGCTGCTCGGAGAAGCCCGTACGGCGTTCGCGGAACACGGCACGGACGCGTCGCTGGAGGACATCGCGCGCCGGGCGGGCGTGGGGATCGGCACGCTGTACCGGCATTTCCCGAATCGGCACGCGCTGATGAGCGCGGTCTTCCAGGAGGCCCTGGGATCGCTCCTCACCCGCTCCCACGAGTTGGCGGAGGCGGAGAATCCGTGCAGCGGTCTGGTGGAGTGGCTGGGTGCGATCATCACTCATGCGGGTGAGTACCGGGGGCTTGCACAGGCACTCATGTCGACGTCGCGGGACGAGACTTCGGCGCTGTCCGACTGCAATGTGCCGCTGCGTGAGGCAGGGGCGCGGCTGCTGGCCCGGGCGCAGGCGAGTGGCACTGTGCGGGCGGATGTGTCGATCGGTGACCTGATGCAGCTGACGAATGCGATCGCGTTGGCGGCGGAGCAGGCGCCGGAGGATCCGGCGTTGGCGGGCCGCCTGCTGACGCTGACGCTGCAGGGGCTGAAGGGGCCGCGGGCAGCCGGAGGTTGA
- a CDS encoding nucleoside triphosphate pyrophosphatase: MAGMTDQRRLVLASASPARLSLLRQAGFAPEAIVSGVDEDALSAPTPAELALVLAEAKAATVAARPAVAGALVIGCDSVLELDGEALGKPADSEEATARWKSMRGRAGILQTGHSVIDTATGRTVSATASTVVRFGEPTDAEIAAYVASGEPLHVAGAFTLDGRSAPFIDSIEGDHGNVIGLSLPLLRRLLGELGLSVTDLWV; the protein is encoded by the coding sequence ATGGCCGGTATGACTGATCAGCGCCGTCTCGTACTCGCCTCCGCCTCACCCGCCCGCCTCAGCCTGCTGCGCCAGGCCGGGTTCGCGCCGGAGGCGATCGTCAGCGGGGTGGACGAGGACGCGCTGTCCGCCCCCACACCGGCCGAGCTGGCGCTGGTGCTCGCCGAGGCCAAGGCCGCCACCGTGGCCGCCCGCCCCGCGGTCGCGGGCGCCCTGGTCATCGGATGCGACTCGGTCCTGGAGCTCGACGGCGAGGCGCTCGGCAAGCCGGCCGACAGCGAGGAGGCCACCGCCCGCTGGAAGTCCATGCGCGGCCGGGCCGGGATCCTGCAGACCGGCCACAGCGTCATCGACACCGCGACCGGGCGCACCGTCTCCGCGACCGCGTCCACCGTCGTCCGTTTCGGCGAACCGACGGACGCCGAGATCGCCGCCTACGTCGCCTCGGGCGAGCCCCTCCATGTCGCGGGCGCCTTCACCCTGGACGGCCGCTCGGCCCCGTTCATCGACTCCATCGAGGGCGACCACGGAAACGTCATCGGGCTCTCGCTGCCGCTGCTGCGCCGGCTCCTCGGCGAACTGGGACTCTCCGTCACCGACTTGTGGGTCTGA
- a CDS encoding acetyl/propionyl/methylcrotonyl-CoA carboxylase subunit alpha, with protein sequence MRKVLIANRGEIAVRVARACRDAGIGSVAVYADPDRDALHVRAADEAFALGGDTPAASYLDMAKVLQAAKDSGADAVHPGYGFLSENAEFAQAVLDAGLTWIGPPPQAIRDLGDKVAARHIAQRAGAPLVAGTPDPVSGSAEVVAFAKEHGLPVAIKAAFGGGGRGLKVARTLEEIPELYDSAVREAVAAFGRGECFVERYLDKPRHVETQCLADSHGNVVVVSTRDCSLQRRHQKLVEEAPAPFLSEAQNAELYAASKAILKEAGYVGAGTVEFLVGVDGTISFLEVNTRLQVEHPVTEEVTGLDLVREMFRIADGEKLGYDDPAVRGHSFEFRINGEDPGRGFLPAPGTVTVFAPPTGPGVRLDAGVESGSVIGPAWDSLLAKLVVTGATREQALQRAARALAEFNVEGMATAIPFHRAVVADPAFTSDPFRIHTRWIETEFVNEIKPFAAPADVEAEEEAGRETVVVEVGGKRLEVSLPSSLGMSLARTGLAAGAKPKRRAAKKSGSAVSGDTLASPMQGTIVKIAVEEGQEVQEGDLIVVLEAMKMEQPLNAHRAGTVKGLAAEVGSSISSGAVICEIKD encoded by the coding sequence GTGCGCAAGGTGCTCATCGCCAACCGTGGCGAAATTGCTGTCCGTGTTGCTCGGGCGTGCCGGGATGCCGGGATCGGGAGCGTGGCGGTCTACGCGGACCCGGACCGGGACGCTCTGCATGTGCGTGCGGCCGACGAGGCATTCGCTCTGGGCGGTGACACCCCGGCCGCCAGTTATCTGGACATGGCGAAGGTGCTGCAGGCGGCCAAGGACTCGGGGGCCGACGCGGTCCACCCGGGTTACGGGTTCCTGTCGGAGAACGCCGAGTTCGCCCAGGCGGTGCTGGACGCGGGACTGACCTGGATCGGCCCGCCGCCGCAGGCGATCCGCGATCTGGGTGACAAGGTGGCCGCGCGGCACATCGCGCAGCGCGCCGGTGCCCCGCTGGTCGCCGGGACCCCGGATCCGGTGTCGGGTTCGGCGGAGGTCGTGGCGTTCGCGAAGGAGCACGGGCTGCCGGTCGCGATCAAGGCCGCGTTCGGTGGTGGCGGCCGTGGGCTGAAGGTCGCGCGGACGCTGGAGGAGATCCCGGAGCTGTACGACTCCGCGGTCCGTGAGGCCGTCGCGGCGTTCGGGCGCGGGGAGTGCTTCGTGGAGCGCTACCTCGACAAGCCGCGCCACGTGGAGACGCAGTGCCTGGCCGACTCCCACGGCAACGTGGTGGTCGTCTCGACCCGTGACTGCTCGCTGCAGCGCCGGCATCAGAAGCTGGTCGAGGAGGCTCCGGCGCCGTTCCTGTCCGAGGCGCAGAACGCGGAGCTGTACGCGGCGTCGAAGGCAATCCTGAAGGAGGCCGGGTACGTCGGTGCGGGGACCGTGGAGTTCCTGGTCGGTGTCGACGGCACGATCTCGTTCCTCGAGGTCAACACCCGTCTGCAGGTCGAGCACCCGGTGACCGAGGAGGTCACCGGCCTCGACCTGGTCCGTGAGATGTTCCGGATCGCGGACGGCGAGAAGCTCGGTTACGACGACCCGGCGGTGCGCGGGCACTCGTTCGAGTTCCGGATCAACGGTGAGGACCCGGGCCGCGGGTTCCTGCCCGCTCCGGGCACGGTGACCGTGTTCGCCCCGCCGACCGGCCCCGGTGTCCGCCTGGACGCGGGCGTCGAGTCGGGTTCGGTGATCGGCCCGGCGTGGGACTCGCTGCTGGCGAAGCTCGTCGTGACCGGCGCCACCCGTGAGCAGGCGTTGCAGCGGGCGGCGCGTGCGCTGGCCGAGTTCAATGTCGAGGGCATGGCCACCGCGATCCCGTTCCACCGCGCGGTCGTCGCCGACCCGGCGTTCACCAGCGACCCGTTCCGCATCCACACCCGCTGGATCGAGACCGAGTTCGTCAACGAGATCAAGCCCTTCGCCGCCCCCGCCGATGTGGAGGCGGAGGAAGAGGCCGGCCGTGAGACGGTCGTCGTCGAGGTCGGCGGAAAGCGTCTCGAGGTCTCCCTGCCGTCTTCGCTGGGCATGAGCCTGGCCCGTACCGGACTCGCAGCGGGTGCCAAGCCCAAGCGGCGCGCGGCGAAGAAGAGCGGCTCCGCGGTCTCCGGCGACACCCTCGCGTCCCCGATGCAGGGCACGATCGTCAAGATCGCCGTCGAGGAGGGCCAGGAGGTCCAGGAAGGCGACCTGATCGTCGTCCTGGAGGCCATGAAGATGGAGCAGCCCCTCAACGCACACCGCGCCGGCACGGTGAAGGGACTCGCCGCAGAGGTCGGCAGTTCGATCTCGTCGGGCGCCGTCATCTGCGAGATCAAGGACTGA
- a CDS encoding purine-nucleoside phosphorylase, whose translation MNASVIPDNIQGDPHAAAADAAARLRELTGAETHDVALVMGSGWAPAGDALGAPEAEFPVTELPGFPAPAVEGHGGTIRSYRIGDKRTLVFLGRTHYYEGRGVAAVAHGVRTAVAAGCKTVVLTNGCGGLREGMRPGQPVLISDHINLTAASPIVGANFVDLTDLYSPRLRALCKEIDETLEEGVYVQFPGPHYETPAEINMVRVMGGDLVGMSTVLEAIAAREAGAEVLGISLVTNLAAGLSGEPLNHEEVLQAGRDSATRMGSLLARVLDRI comes from the coding sequence GTGAACGCATCTGTTATTCCGGACAACATCCAGGGCGACCCGCACGCCGCCGCTGCCGACGCCGCCGCCCGACTGCGCGAGCTGACCGGCGCCGAGACCCACGACGTCGCGCTCGTGATGGGTTCCGGCTGGGCACCTGCGGGCGACGCGCTCGGCGCGCCGGAGGCCGAGTTCCCGGTGACCGAACTGCCCGGCTTCCCGGCGCCGGCCGTCGAGGGCCACGGCGGCACGATCCGCTCGTACCGGATCGGCGACAAGCGCACCCTGGTCTTCCTCGGCCGCACGCACTACTACGAGGGCCGCGGCGTCGCCGCCGTCGCACACGGCGTCCGTACCGCCGTCGCCGCGGGCTGCAAGACCGTCGTCCTGACGAACGGCTGCGGCGGTCTGCGCGAGGGCATGCGCCCCGGGCAGCCGGTCCTGATCAGCGACCACATCAACCTGACCGCGGCCTCGCCGATCGTCGGCGCCAACTTCGTCGACCTGACCGACCTGTACTCGCCGCGGCTGCGCGCGCTGTGCAAGGAGATCGACGAGACGCTCGAAGAGGGCGTGTACGTGCAGTTCCCCGGCCCGCACTACGAGACTCCGGCCGAGATCAACATGGTGCGGGTCATGGGCGGCGACCTGGTGGGCATGTCGACCGTGCTCGAAGCGATCGCTGCGCGGGAGGCGGGGGCCGAGGTGCTGGGCATCTCGCTCGTCACGAATCTGGCTGCCGGGTTGAGCGGGGAGCCGCTGAACCATGAAGAGGTGCTGCAGGCGGGGCGGGACTCGGCGACCCGGATGGGGTCGTTGCTGGCGCGGGTGCTGGACCGCATCTGA
- a CDS encoding NAD(P)H-quinone dehydrogenase: MTRIVIIGGGPGGYEAALVGAQLGAEVTVVDCDGLGGASVLTDCVPSKTLIATAEVMTTFDSSYEELGIIVADDTPHIEQAARVVGVDLGKVNRRVKRLALAQSHDITASVTRAGARVMRGRGRLEGLQAADGSRKVVVTAADGTEETLTADAVLIATGGHPREIPDALPDGERILNWTQVYDLDELPEELIVVGSGVTGAEFAGAYQALGSRVTLVSSRDRVLPGEDPDAAAVLEDVFRRRGMNVMARSRAQAAKRVGDRVEVTLSDGRVITGSHCLMAVGAIPNSAGMGLEEAGVRLKESGHIWTDKVSRTSAPGVYAAGDVTGIFALASVAAMQGRIAMYHFLGDAVAPLNLKTVSSNVFTDPEIATVGYTQADVDAGAIDARVVKLPLLRNPRAKMQGIRDGFVKILCRPGTGIVVGGCVVAPRASELIHPISIAVDNNLTVEQIANAFTVYPSLSGSIAEVARQLHTRKRAGEA, translated from the coding sequence GTGACCCGGATCGTGATCATCGGCGGCGGACCCGGCGGGTACGAGGCGGCATTGGTGGGCGCCCAGCTCGGCGCGGAGGTGACCGTCGTCGACTGCGACGGCCTCGGCGGCGCGTCGGTGCTCACCGACTGCGTGCCCTCGAAGACCCTGATCGCGACGGCAGAGGTGATGACCACCTTCGACTCTTCGTACGAGGAGTTGGGGATCATCGTCGCCGACGACACGCCGCACATCGAGCAGGCGGCACGGGTGGTCGGCGTCGACCTCGGCAAGGTCAACCGACGCGTGAAGCGCCTGGCGCTCGCCCAGTCCCACGACATCACCGCCTCCGTGACCCGTGCGGGTGCACGCGTGATGCGCGGCCGGGGCAGGCTGGAAGGCCTCCAGGCGGCCGACGGCTCCCGCAAGGTCGTGGTGACCGCGGCCGACGGTACGGAGGAGACGCTCACCGCCGACGCCGTGCTGATCGCGACCGGCGGTCACCCCCGGGAGATCCCGGACGCGCTCCCCGACGGCGAGCGCATTCTGAACTGGACCCAGGTCTACGACCTCGACGAGCTCCCCGAGGAGCTCATTGTGGTCGGCTCCGGTGTCACCGGCGCCGAGTTCGCCGGCGCCTACCAGGCGCTGGGCTCGCGCGTCACCCTCGTCTCGTCCCGCGACCGGGTGCTGCCCGGTGAGGACCCGGACGCGGCCGCCGTGCTGGAGGACGTCTTCCGGCGCCGCGGCATGAACGTCATGGCCCGCTCGCGCGCCCAGGCGGCGAAGCGGGTCGGCGACCGGGTCGAGGTCACGCTCTCCGACGGTCGCGTGATCACCGGTTCGCACTGTCTGATGGCGGTCGGCGCGATCCCGAACAGCGCGGGGATGGGCCTGGAGGAGGCCGGGGTCCGGCTCAAGGAGTCCGGCCACATCTGGACCGACAAGGTCTCCCGCACCAGCGCCCCCGGCGTGTACGCGGCCGGTGACGTCACCGGCATCTTCGCGCTCGCCTCGGTCGCCGCGATGCAGGGCCGGATCGCGATGTACCACTTCCTCGGCGACGCGGTCGCCCCGCTGAACCTGAAGACGGTCTCCTCGAACGTCTTCACCGACCCGGAGATCGCCACCGTCGGTTACACCCAGGCCGACGTCGACGCGGGCGCGATCGACGCGCGCGTGGTGAAGCTGCCGCTGCTGCGCAACCCGCGCGCCAAGATGCAGGGCATCCGGGACGGCTTCGTCAAGATCCTCTGCCGGCCCGGCACCGGCATCGTGGTCGGCGGCTGCGTCGTCGCACCGCGGGCCAGCGAGCTGATCCACCCCATCTCGATCGCGGTCGACAACAATCTGACGGTGGAACAGATCGCAAACGCTTTCACCGTGTACCCGTCCCTGTCGGGATCGATCGCCGAAGTGGCACGTCAGTTGCACACCCGGAAGCGCGCCGGCGAGGCCTAG